In a single window of the Oecophyllibacter saccharovorans genome:
- a CDS encoding peptidoglycan D,D-transpeptidase FtsI family protein: MPDNETPPSGSFSARAANRSAERLRAGTEKMASNRGKKIRGNSAANTAPKSPKGSLLSRLTFGRRGNNPAASPGRSPKPSLSWEERSHSRLITVGMGFLFLYGAVSFKALLATVLTPMAPLPNQMGPQVPVIPTPDPKALMSGGFALPNVHRATITDRNGQPLALSLPVVQVYANPMEIISAEEAAAKIHRVLPDTDLQKLTLRLKQKKQFVYLARNISPTQELAINNLGIPGIYFEQGERRHYPLGRTAAQIMGSVDIDDHGVAGIEKYFDKRLNSDTTPLRLSLDTRVQAAVRDELQAAKDHFRAIGGSAILMDVRSGEILAMVSLPDFDANDFGHAPSDARFNRAVTGMYEPGSTFKLQTAAMALELGYAHIWDRFSTVPIHIGRFTISDLKTDHFAPWLSLPAVMAYSSNPAAAHIALDAGAKRQQDWLKGMGFFSRVPVELPEAGRPIVPSRQNWGHTTVMTVGFGHGVAESPLAIVRGTAATGNGGVLVTPTLVAQSTPSDDQGEPIPQGQRVMSERNSELIRKILRLVVTKGIGKRAESQGYFVGGKTGTAEKIGANGRYLKHVNITAFTGLFPMNHPRYALYVMLDEPHGTAETHGWTTAGWIAAPLFSHIVTRTAPMLGLFPPDPTRAAQIEASLAMPMNPSVPRGARPLGPGNDPGALPPPHPHHPHPSQTPAL; this comes from the coding sequence ATGCCTGACAACGAAACCCCTCCTTCCGGCTCTTTCTCTGCCCGCGCTGCCAACCGCTCGGCAGAACGCCTGCGCGCCGGCACGGAGAAGATGGCCAGTAACAGGGGCAAAAAGATCCGCGGGAATTCCGCTGCCAATACGGCCCCTAAATCTCCCAAAGGGAGCCTTTTGTCGCGGCTTACCTTCGGCAGACGCGGGAACAACCCTGCCGCCTCGCCCGGCCGCTCCCCTAAACCCTCCCTCAGCTGGGAAGAGCGCAGCCATAGTCGCCTGATCACTGTCGGCATGGGTTTTCTGTTTCTGTATGGCGCCGTCAGCTTCAAGGCGCTGCTCGCGACTGTCCTGACACCCATGGCCCCTCTGCCGAACCAGATGGGACCTCAGGTGCCGGTCATTCCCACTCCTGACCCAAAGGCCCTCATGAGCGGTGGTTTCGCATTGCCGAATGTTCACCGTGCGACGATCACCGATCGCAACGGCCAGCCGCTGGCTCTCTCCCTGCCTGTCGTGCAGGTCTATGCCAATCCAATGGAGATCATCAGCGCCGAGGAAGCCGCGGCCAAGATCCACAGGGTGTTGCCTGACACCGACCTCCAGAAACTTACCCTTCGCCTGAAGCAGAAAAAACAGTTCGTTTATCTGGCACGCAACATCTCCCCCACCCAGGAACTTGCCATCAACAATCTGGGCATTCCCGGCATCTATTTTGAACAGGGAGAACGACGGCATTATCCGCTCGGCCGCACGGCTGCCCAGATCATGGGCAGCGTGGATATTGATGATCACGGCGTGGCCGGTATCGAGAAATATTTCGACAAGCGCCTGAACAGCGATACCACGCCTCTGCGCCTGTCACTGGATACGCGCGTTCAGGCGGCTGTGCGCGATGAGCTTCAGGCAGCCAAGGATCATTTCCGGGCCATCGGGGGAAGCGCCATCCTCATGGACGTGCGCAGCGGTGAAATCCTTGCCATGGTCAGCCTGCCGGATTTTGACGCCAACGATTTCGGCCATGCCCCTTCAGATGCCCGTTTCAACCGTGCCGTCACAGGCATGTACGAGCCCGGCTCCACCTTCAAGCTCCAGACAGCCGCCATGGCGCTGGAGTTGGGTTATGCGCATATCTGGGACCGTTTTTCGACAGTGCCGATCCATATCGGTCGCTTCACCATTTCCGATCTCAAGACCGACCATTTCGCTCCCTGGCTCTCCCTGCCGGCCGTCATGGCTTATTCCTCCAACCCTGCTGCGGCCCATATCGCTCTTGATGCCGGGGCCAAGCGCCAGCAGGACTGGCTGAAGGGGATGGGGTTTTTCAGCCGCGTGCCGGTGGAACTGCCTGAAGCCGGGCGGCCCATCGTGCCTTCGCGCCAGAACTGGGGGCACACGACTGTCATGACCGTGGGCTTCGGCCATGGCGTGGCTGAATCCCCCCTTGCCATCGTGCGCGGCACGGCGGCGACAGGTAATGGCGGTGTTCTGGTCACCCCGACCCTGGTGGCGCAATCCACGCCCAGCGATGACCAGGGAGAGCCCATCCCCCAGGGCCAGCGTGTCATGTCGGAAAGAAATTCCGAACTTATCCGCAAAATCCTGCGTCTCGTGGTTACGAAAGGGATCGGCAAACGCGCAGAAAGCCAGGGCTATTTCGTCGGCGGAAAAACAGGGACTGCCGAGAAGATCGGCGCCAACGGGCGCTACCTGAAGCATGTCAACATCACGGCCTTTACAGGGCTGTTTCCCATGAACCATCCCCGTTACGCCCTGTATGTCATGCTTGATGAACCGCACGGCACGGCAGAGACCCATGGCTGGACCACTGCGGGCTGGATTGCGGCCCCGCTCTTCTCCCATATCGTGACACGCACCGCGCCCATGCTCGGAT